The Radiobacillus deserti genomic interval GCTTCCGATGAAGAACGTCAATCCGCATTAAAGGAATTTGAGGAGCTTCTTACAGATTGGGAAGCTACTGAAAAAAATCGAGGTGGCAGTCATGCCGTTTATACGATTGTTGGACAAAAAGCAGATTTAATCTCTATGGTCCTTCGTCCAACCATGAAGGAGCTTCAAGAAATTGAAACTACATTTAATAAGAGCAAGCTTGCGGAGTACACAAAACCAGTATATTCTTATGTTTCTATCGTCGAGCTTTCTAAATACATGACAAAAGAGGGAGAAAACCCAGAAGAAAATCCGGAGGTACAAGCACGCTTGAAGCCTGTTTTACCGAAATGGAATCATATTTGCTTCTATCCAATGGACAAGCGTCGTCAAGGTGACGATAACTGGTATATGCTTCCAATGAAGGACCGCCAGAAACTTATGTATGAGCATGGTAGGACAGGTCGAAAATATGCTGGTAAAATCCGTCAAATTATTACAGGGT includes:
- the hemQ gene encoding hydrogen peroxide-dependent heme synthase, with amino-acid sequence MAEAVETMDGWYCLHDLRTIDWSSWKLASDEERQSALKEFEELLTDWEATEKNRGGSHAVYTIVGQKADLISMVLRPTMKELQEIETTFNKSKLAEYTKPVYSYVSIVELSKYMTKEGENPEENPEVQARLKPVLPKWNHICFYPMDKRRQGDDNWYMLPMKDRQKLMYEHGRTGRKYAGKIRQIITGSMGLDDWEWSVTLFAHDALDIKRLVYEMRFDEVTARYGEFGPFYVGNILKKDEIETYFSI